Proteins encoded within one genomic window of Brassica rapa cultivar Chiifu-401-42 chromosome A09, CAAS_Brap_v3.01, whole genome shotgun sequence:
- the LOC117128020 gene encoding uncharacterized protein LOC117128020 — MKILSWNCRGLGSHWTISYLKEIRHKHKPDFLFLSETKQEFEFVQKFQSHFGYDNLVTVDPNGRSGGLALFYNNEYQVKILYSSNRMIDIEAVTNGKQVFLTFVYGDPVQTLREQVWERLTRYGLARSEPWFIIGDLNEITGNHEKDGGALRNAASFIPFNNMIRNSGLLEFPARGNKMSWQGRRGKGKGAFTVRCRLDRALANEEWHTLFPYSYTEYLRLVGSDHRPVVAFLDDKVTGRKRGQFRFDKRWIGQEGLMESIVSGWTENQESLSEDFMTKINNCRHEISSWRKNNQPYGKDKIHNLQNALEEVQTDNNRSQEEIIEISRKLQEAYKDEEEYWHQKSRNMWYSSGDLNTKFYHALTKQRRIRNKIVGLHDEAGNWITEENGIEKVAVDYFAGLFSSTNPREFDSFLEEIGPSISPQMNQLLLRRATEEEVRQALFMMHPEKAPGPDGMTALFFQHSWNVVKKDVVELVNNFLVTGDMDSRLNITNICMIPKIERPTRMTELRPISLCNVGYKIISKVLCQRLKICLPHLISETQSAFVAGRLISDNILIAQEMFHGLRTNKSCQNKFMAIKTDMSKAYDRIEWNFIEALLNKMGFDPHWVKLMRECISSVQYRVLLNGQPRGLIIPQRGLRQGDPLSPYLFIMCTEALIMNIKKAERMKQLTGMKVARACPAISHLLFADDSLFFCKANKEECHTILRILKDYEAVSGQQINFQKSSIQFGHKIEESSRQELRDILGIQNLGGMGSYLGLPESLGGSKVQVFGFVQDRLNNRVNGWTFRFFTKGGKEVIIKSVITALPNHVMSVYRLPKATVKKLTSAVAQFWWSPGGSTRGMHWKSWDKLCEHKDNGGLGFKDLNDFNTAMLGKQLWRLIEKPNSIFSRVFKGRYYRNASPLDPIRSYSPSYGWRSITSARSLVCKGLIKRVGTGSSISVWNDPWIPSTRPRPANKNSHHSYSDLTVDSLIHQDSRTWNLQALRTLVEPNDAKLIESIPLSRNQMEDRNGWHFTNNGKYSVQSGYQVERIYPDKEKPPDCYGPNVDILKAFCWKVKCPPKLRHFLWQLVTGCIAVTKNLKSRGIQGDTVCARCGDAEESINHVFFECPPARQVWALSKIPSNPNFFPTGSLFTNMDHLFWRVNPKMEDHQFAWILWYIWKGRNNKVFSNIDIEPRETLNLAELESRLWAEAQNINNPRVVPEVQLRLPLVTTGRWCFTDGSWKDKDVFSGQGWLSTLPGFEGLLGARNVRASLSPLHAEIEALTWAMECMKNLRQYQVTFATDCSQLVKMVSEPEEWPAFGSYLEDIKLLRRSFINSEIVHVSRTDNKMADRLARSARIQPSFVIHMDAELPL; from the coding sequence atgaaaatactaaGTTGGAATTGCAGAGGACTTGGAAGTCATTGGACCATAAGTTATCTCAAGGAAATACGTCATAAACATAAACCAGATTTTTTATTTCTCTCAGAGACTAAACAGGAGTTTGAATTTGTTCAAAAATTTCAATCTCACTTTGGATATGATAATCTGGTCACTGTGGATCCGAATGGGAGGAGTGGTGGTTTAGCTCTCTTCTATAACAACGAGTACCAAGTAAAGATCTTATATTCTAGTAACAGAATGATTGATATAGAAGCAGTGACTAATGGGAAACAAGTCTTCCTTACTTTTGTTTATGGAGATCCGGTTCAAACGCTTAGAGAACAAGTATGGGAAAGATTAACTCGGTATGGGCTAGCACGATCTGAACCTTGGTTTATTATTGGGGATCTAAATGAGATAACTGGGAATCATGAAAAGGATGGGGGGGCTCTACGCAATGCAGCTTCTTTTATTccttttaataatatgataagGAATAGTGGTTTACTGGAATTTCCGGCTCGGGGTAATAAGATGTCATGGCAAGGACGAAGAGGCAAAGGGAAAGGAGCATTTACGGTTAGATGTCGATTGGATAGAGCCTTGGCTAATGAGGAATGGCATACACTTTTCCCATATTCTTATACAGAATATCTGAGACTGGTGGGATCGGATCATAGACCTGTGGTAGCTTTTTTGGACGATAAGGTTACAGGACGGAAAAGAGGACAATTCAGGTTTGATAAGCGATGGATTGGCCAAGAAGGACTCATGGAATCAATTGTATCGGGGTGGACAGAAAATCAGGAAAGCCTTTCTGAAGATTTTATGACAAAGATTAATAATTGTCGTCATGAAATTTCATCATGGCGGAAAAATAATCAACCATATGGGAAGGACAAAATTCATAATCTCCAAAACGCGCTGGAAGAAGTACAAACAGATAATAATAGGTCACAAGAGGAAATTATTGAGATTTCCAGGAAATTACAAGAGGCATATAAGGATGAAGAGGAATATTGGCACCAGAAGAGTAGAAATATGTGGTATTCATCTGGGGACCTAAATACTAAGTTTTATCATGCTTTGACAAAGCAACGTCGGATCCGAAACAAAATAGTGGGTCTCCATGATGAAGCGGGTAATTGGATTACAGAAGAGAACGGTATTGAGAAAGTGGCAGTGGATTACTTTGCTGGTTTGTTTAGTTCAACTAACCCAAGGGAGTTTGATAGTTTTTTGGAGGAAATAGGTCCATCAATTTCCCCCCAGATGAATCAATTGTTACTGCGAAGAGCTACGGAGGAAGAAGTTCGACAAGCACTATTTATGATGCATCCGGAGAAAGCGCCTGGCCCAGATGGAATGACGGCCCTCTTTTTCCAACACTCCTGGAATGTCGTTAAGAAGGATGTGGTTGAGTTGGTCAATAATTTTTTGGTCACAGGAGATATGGATTCACGGTTAAACATAACAAACATTTGCATGATCCCAAAAATAGAGAGACCTACAAGGATGACGGAACTAAGACCGATAAGCCTATGTAACGTTGGTTACAAGATCATTTCGAAAGTTTTATGTCAAAGATTGAAAATTTGTCTTCCCCATCTAATTTCGGAGACGCAATCGGCTTTTGTGGCAGGAAGGTTAATATCGGATAATATTCTCATTGCGCAGGAAATGTTCCATGGTTTGCGAACCAACAAATCTTGTCAAAATAAGTTTATGGCaattaaaacggatatgagtaaggcATATGATCGGATAGAGTGGAATTTTATAGAGGCCTTACTTAATAAAATGGGATTTGATCCGCATTGGGTTAAATTAATGCGAGAGTGTATATCTTCAGTTCAATATAGAGTTTTACTCAATGGGCAGCCACGAGGTCTCATTATACCTCAGCGGGGACTACGGCAGGGGGATCCATTAtctccttatttatttattatgtgtacAGAGGCTctaattatgaatataaaaaaaGCAGAGCGGATGAAACAATTGACCGGTATGAAGGTAGCCAGAGCGTGTCCAGCTATCTCTCACTTGCTATTTGCAGATGATAGTTTGTTCTTTTGCAAGGCAAACAAAGAAGAGTGCCACACTATTCTTAGGATACTAAAGGATTATGAGGCTGTATCAGGacaacaaattaattttcaaaaatcctcaattcaatttggacataagattGAGGAATCAAGCCGTCAGGAATTGCGAGATATATTGGGAATTCAGAATTTAGGAGGAATGGGTTCTTATTTAGGTCTGCCGGAAAGTTTAGGAGGATCCAAGGTTCAAGTGTTTGGTTTTGTACAAGATCGTCTGAATAATAGGGTGAATGGTTGGACCTTTAGATTTTTCACTAAAGGGGGAAAAGAGGTGATTATTAAGTCTGTGATAACTGCGCTACCAAACCATGTGATGTCCGTGTATCGGTTACCGAAAGCTACAGTGAAGAAACTAACGAGTGCGGTAGCCcagttttggtggagtccaggaggaAGCACACgaggtatgcattggaaatcatgggataaattGTGTGAACATAAGGATAATGGTGGGTTAGGGTTCAAGGATCTGAATGATTTTAATACGGCAATGCTTGGAAAGCAATTGTGGAGGCTGATCGAGAAGCCAAATTCTATTTTCTCTCGAGTTTTCAAAGGACGGTAttacaggaatgcttcacccctggatCCGATTCGCTCATATTCCCCGTCgtatggctggaggagtatcacctctgctagatctctggtttgtaaaggactaattaaaagggtgggTACAGGATCATCtatctcagtatggaatgatccttggatcccatccactcgcccgagaccagctaaCAAAAATTCTCATCACAGTTATTCGGACCTTACAGTGGATTCCCTTATTCATCAGGATTCCCGCACTTGGAATTTACAGGCACTTAGGACTTTGGTGGAGCCTAACGATGCAAAGTTGATTGAAAGTATTCCTCTGAGTAGAAATCAGATGGAAGATAGGAATGGTTGGCATTTCACTAATAATGGGAAATATTCGGTACAATCAGGGTATCAAGTAGAAAGGATCTATCCTGACAAGGAAAAACCACCAGATTGTTATGGTCCCAATGTGGATATACTCAAGGCATTTTGTTGGAAAGTGAAGTGTCCTCCAAAACTACGGCATTTTCTATGGCAGTTGGTGACAGGTTGTATAGCAGTGACAAAGAATCTAAAATCTAGAGGAATACAAGGAGATACAGTTTGTGCACGGTGTGGAGACGCAgaggaatcaataaatcatgtCTTCTTTGAGTGTCCTCCGGCACGGCAAGTGTGGGCACTATCTAAGATTCCAtcaaatccaaatttttttcCAACTGGTTCTCTTTTTACTAATATGGATCATTTATTTTGGAGAGTTAACCCAAaaatggaggatcatcagtttgcatggatactatggtatatttggaagggccggaataataaagttttcagtaaTATTGATATTGAACCGAGAGAGACGCTAAACTTAGCAGAATTGGAGTCAAGACTTTGGGCTGAGGCACAAAATATCAATAATCCAAGGGTCGTACCTGAAGTACAGCTTAGATTGCCCTTAGTGAccacaggaagatggtgtttcacgGATGGGTCTTGGAAAGATAAAGATGTTTTTTCAGGACAAGGTTGGCTCAGTACCCTTCCAGGGTTTGAGGGTTTGttaggggcaaggaatgtaagggcaagTTTATCacctcttcatgcggagatAGAGGCATTGacttgggcaatggaatgtatgaaaaacTTAAGACAATATCAGGTcacatttgcaacggattgttctcaactggtgaagatggtttcagaaccagaggaatggccagcatttggaAGTTACCTGGAGGATATCAAGCTTTTGAGAAGAAGCTTCATCAACTCAGAAATTGTTCATGTTTCGAGGACGGACAATAAAATGGCGGATCGTTTGGCACGCAGTGCTCGGATACAACCGTCGTTCGTCAtacacatggatgcagagttgcCACTATAG